Proteins from a genomic interval of Symmachiella macrocystis:
- a CDS encoding P-II family nitrogen regulator gives MKKIEAIIRHYKLEDVKNALSAIEIHGMTVTEVRGFGRQRGHKEMYRGAEYTVDFLPKVKLEVVVIDDDCTKTVESILENARTGEIGDGKIFVTDLSEIVRIRTGEVGEEAI, from the coding sequence ATGAAAAAAATCGAAGCCATTATTCGGCATTACAAACTAGAAGACGTCAAAAACGCATTGAGCGCCATCGAAATCCATGGCATGACCGTTACGGAAGTCCGCGGATTTGGACGGCAACGTGGGCACAAGGAGATGTATCGCGGTGCGGAATACACCGTTGATTTCCTGCCCAAAGTCAAACTAGAAGTCGTTGTCATCGACGACGATTGCACCAAAACGGTGGAATCCATTTTGGAGAATGCACGCACAGGAGAAATCGGCGACGGCAAAATCTTTGTCACCGACCTCTCCGAAATCGTACGGATTCGCACAGGCGAAGTCGGCGAAGAAGCCATTT